The Entelurus aequoreus isolate RoL-2023_Sb linkage group LG03, RoL_Eaeq_v1.1, whole genome shotgun sequence genome contains the following window.
AAGCCCCGCCTCCCCCAAATCTTCAGCTACGCCACCCAAGATGTCCCCTGGAAGTCCTGCCAGACCCCTCCCATCACCACTCCGCCGCACCGAGGCAGAGGAGGAGGGGCCAGCTGGGACGCCGCCGCAGTCTCCCAAGGCCCTCGGCCCCGGCCCCGGTGAGGAGCCGCAGATGGGCCCCGACGCGCTAGTTTGTCATGAAGTGGACCTTGACGACCCGGATGACAAGGACAAGCCCGGCCCTCCCTTGGAGCCACCCCAACACCCCTTTCTCCCTGCCGGCCACCGCCCCGAGACCCCTGAGCCGGAGGTGGGCGGAGTCACCAAAGACGGGGACGCACACTCCACTCCCGATGTGGATGTATCGCTAGAGACCAGAGGTAGGTGTTGCACTCCCCCCGCCTCCTTTGTGGCCCTAACCCTGTGACCTTTGACCCCTCAGGGCAGAAAAGGCTGCCTGAGTGCGATGCCAGCCCCTCGGCCAAGAAGCACAAGCGCAACCCCAAGCGAGCCAACACGCCCGCCAAGGCGGACAAGAACGGCACAGGTAGGCGCGCCATGCCACGTCATGATGTCACTTCCTGACAAGACTCCTCATCCTCAGGCCATAGCAGCGACAGCGAGGACCAGTCTGGTCTCTCGTCCCTGTCCAAGCCCAGCAAGTCTCCCACGCCGCACGCCAAAGACAAGCACGGTTCCTACAAGTGGACATTCCAGCTTGGTAacacgcacgcgcacgcacacgcacgcatgcacgcggCGGCCACTGAAGGCGTCTCCTCTGCAGACCAGCTGGACAGCATGACGAGCAGCCAGAGGATCTCCTTCCTGCAGGACAAGCTGCAGGAGATCAGGAAGTACTACATGAGCCTCAAGTCCGAGGTGGCGTCCATCGACAGGCGCAGGAAGAGGCTAAAAAAGAAGGAGCGAGAAGGTAGGCGGAGCCAACCTCCAAGCCGCAGGTGCAGCTGACTctcgtgtgcttgtgtgtgttccAGTGTCCAACACCACGCCGTCCACCTCCTCGGGCTCCTCGGACACGGCCATGAGCCCGTCCTCCGCCTCGCCCGCTCAGAGCACGGTGGCCGTGGAGTGCAGGTGATGACACGCCCAGGCCACGCCCCTTCCCAGAGACACCATTGACTCTTCAAACATGGCTGACTTCTTGCTGGGGGGTCAAAGGTGAACTGCAGGAGCCATTATGCAAATGAGATATCTGCTTCTTCAACTACAaagtaaaaaaagttttttttttttaaacttttttatggAATTAGAGCTTCTATTTTGGTTAAAAAGATGAAATATCAGTTGGTGTTCAACATTTGGCAGACAAAATGGTTCCTGACCTCAGCGCcgctccacttcctgttttgtacaTAAGCTGTGTGCAGACCACCTTGTAAAGATTTATAGTATTTTTAAGAGAACACTTTGTACACGTTTGTTgctgggccacacacacacacacacaccatatggCCACAGCACTGGTTTCCAATAAAGTTTTTAAATTTCAGTCACATTTTTATTAGCCACATATTCCATCATCCCAGTTCAGTGAGATTGACCCAGCAGACCCGCTTTAGCCGCCAGCGCCTCGTTCTGCTGGATGTGGTACTCCTGGAAGCGCATGGAGATCCGTTGGGTCATCTTCAGGTACTTCTGGAGACAGGACTCGGAGCACACGGACTGAGGGAGTACAAGTTACAGTCAAAAGACGTCATTGCCGGTCCCGGGGGAATACTTCCGGTACCTCTTCGGGCCGGACGTCCCTGCTGGTGAAGTCTTTGACGCAGTCCATGAAGCAGTTCTCTGTCACCTTGTTGTACGTCCCCAAAAACTCTTTGAACTGAAACCAGAAGTGACGTCAACGTGTCAGACTACTAATGAAAACCTCTCGGACGGAAGTGTTTTGTTTACCTGTTTGACCTGGTCCGACTCGGACACCTGAACCGCCATGTTTGACAACCTGGGAGTGACACTTAAAAACATGTAGTCAGCATGTGCGGGACAGATAAATGACCGGAAACACACAGGCACGTGGCTACATGCTAAAGTGGCTAAAATCTAGTTAACTGGCAAGCTACTACTGCTCTTTATGAATGCCCGCTACAGTCCCACATCCGATGACCGAATTAAAACCCTTACAGCTTCATGCTCGCGAACACGAcgcaaataaatacattttcttctCACCTGCGTCAGCTTGAGGCGAGTGAAGGACGGAAGAATGGACCGGAAGTGTGCCCTCTAAAAGTGTAAAACAGATGTATGACAATACATAAAACAGAACCTGATACCTAATAAACACACGAAGACATGCTGTCAAGATACGCCAAACAAAAAACCCTTAAGACAATACATTAGAGAAAGTAAACGTTTAAAAGTGGACCTAAAAGCCAGCCTGTGCGCCACTGAATATACCCCCGGGGGCGTACTATCGTAGTAGTTTTAATGTTCCGACCTATAAATGTCAGGTATTATttcatactgtatgtactgtatatgtaatagatgtaatgacttatttttttaacatttcattAAAATTATCATAGAAATGACAAACGTTAACAAAATCAACTAGAGAGCAGAGACTAGAGACACATCTTAACGGACGCTTTTCCGCTCGGGACCGGAAGCGATCTTTGTTTCCAGCAAGCGCTCAGACACTTTTTCCTCACTACCGTTTTTGAGTTTGCTACAAAGACACTCTTTAAAACTTCACGGGATACATTTTATTGacgtaaacatgtttgtttttccaGAGCTTGTCTGTGTGCTTTTACGTAACACACTTTCAGCGGGAACTTTGAAGCCGGTTAGCGGGGAATGAGCTAACACCTTAGCCTCGTCGTCTCCAGGGCGATTttaaagttaattaaaaaaattattttgtttcATATGTTTAATATTGAGTTTTGTCTGGGAAAATAAACATGTTGTCTCAGGCGGTCCGCGGAGACGTGGGTCAGAACCAGTCCTCTTTCAATTCCGACACTGGAGAACTTCTCATGCGCTCCACTCGGGCTCTTATCGCCGCTAGTAGCCTTGCCACTGGGTCGGCGACCGGTCCCGTGCGGTTAACTATCCGAAAAGTGTCCGACGACTACAGGCAGATCTCCAAACAAGGGAAGCCGCGGTCGAGGCTTCGACACGAGCCAGACACCGGAGCCCCTCTTAGGACACGAACCGACATTCAGCCCGgtgagttttagttttttttttacacaaaatgtatGTTGCTTGTTTTTTGGCTGTTGAATATTGCTTAATTAAATGTAATTCCGTTTGTCAAAATAGTGTTTTaacattcagtgcagaaatatccGTTGCTTCAAAACGCAACACTCACTTCCGGTTTACCCGTGTCACATGACTGCAAGCGTGACATCTCATTGGCTGGTTATGAGATCGCTTCAGGCTTGATCTACCGGAAGTGTACGTAATTGTTTTTCCTATTGAACGCTTAAACATATATTGGCAATATACAAACAAACCAAGGCATTACAATGTATctcaatattacatatattttactAGGTTGACCAGTCAACATCCTTCTACAAAGTGAAGTAAGAAAccatacaaaatatttaaagaaacaactacaaagaaataaaatacatacagATACAGAAAAAAGGCTTATCTGAAAAGACAATAATTTAGGGCTTCTCTATTTTTAACCAATTTCCAAGAATGTATTAATAATTTGAAATCACTAATCCAATGGTAGAATTTGTGTGTCACTTCTAGAAATTGACTTCTATGTATTAAAAATGTAGCTTGCaacataataatattattaatcgttTCGAAGTCGCTATCTTTCATAAATGTgccaaattataatttttttgtgaatggggacatctctatttatCTGATCTCCCAAAATAAATGTTCGGTATCACCTTCTAAAAATAAATGTAGCATCTCAGATCTCACAGTTGTCAACCATAATGttacctgaaggaatcaataaagtactatctttcTACATATTTCTTGATCATATTTCTTTAATCATTTTAAACTATATTTCTTTAACTTCAGGAAAATTGGAtaagtaatatatattgtctttatattaccTATTTCTATGTACGGAGATTCATTTGTGTACTTTTTAACtgcattttttgcatttgaattttgtgaactctATTTACATCAAATTATATTCATTGATTAACATTTGtaaacaaaatgtgtgtgttcttACAATACAGTGtttaaaaatccagtgtaaaaaattcagtgcagaaatatttgttgtttACAGGAAGTGAGTCCCTTCATTAGAACAAATATTTGTACTCTAAATTCTAAATTATTTTactctgatttatttattttacgcaTATTTTTTTGGTACTGAACTTTAAAACacgcataatttgatgtaaaaaaaaagatcagTTTGCAAAATTCAgttccataaattcagtgtagtaaaaaaaatttgtaatagACACAACTTAACCTCCATAGTGAGTCTTGAA
Protein-coding sequences here:
- the LOC133646740 gene encoding mitochondrial import inner membrane translocase subunit Tim9, encoding MAVQVSESDQVKQFKEFLGTYNKVTENCFMDCVKDFTSRDVRPEESVCSESCLQKYLKMTQRISMRFQEYHIQQNEALAAKAGLLGQSH